The Streptomyces sp. NBC_00775 genome includes the window ACATCCAATGACCACCTTCGTGGACCGCGTCGAGCTGCATGTCGCCGCGGGTAGCGGAGGCCACGGCTGTGCCTCCGTTCACCGGGAGAAGTTCAAGCCGCTCGGCGGCCCGGACGGCGGCAACGGCGGCCGTGGCGGTGACGTACTACTGGTCGTCGACCAGTCCATCACCACGCTGCTCGACTACCACCACAAGCCGCACCGCAGCGCCACCAACGGCAAGCCCGGCGAGGGCGGCAACCGCTCCGGCAAGGACGGCCAGGACCTGATCCTGCCGGTCCCGGACGGCACGGTCGTGCTCGACAAGGCCGGCAACGTGCTCGCGGACCTCGTCGGCCACGGCACGTCGTACGTCGCCGCGGACGGCGGCCGTGGCGGCCTCGGCAACGCGGCGCTGGCCTCGGCCCGCCGCAAGGCGCCCGGCTTCGCGCTGCTCGGCGTGCCCGGCGGCCTCCAGGACATCGTCCTGGAGCTCAAGACGGTCGCGGACGTCGCCCTGGTGGGCTACCCGAGCGCCGGCAAGTCCTCGCTCATCTCCGTCCTGTCGGCCGCCAAGCCCAAGATCGCGGACTACCCGTTCACGACGCTGGTGCCGAACCTGGGTGTGGTGACCGCCGGCGAGACGGTCTACACGATCGCGGACGTGCCCGGTCTGATCCCCGGCGCGAGCCAGGGCAAGGGCCTCGGCCTTGAATTCCTCCGCCACGTCGAGCGGTGCAGCGTGCTCGTGCATGTCCTGGACACGGCGACCCTGGAGTCCGAGCGTGACCCGGTCACCGACCTCGACATCATCGAGGAAGAGCTGAAGCAGTACGGCGGCCTCGGCAACCGCCCGCGCATCGTCGTCCTCAACAAGATCGACGTGCCGGACGGCAAGGACCTGGCCGAGATGGTGCGCCCGGATCTGGAGGCGCGTGGCTACCGCGTCTTCGAGGTGTCCGCGGTCGCGCACATGGGCCTCAAGGAGCTGTCCTTCGCGCTCGCCGAGATGGTCGGGCAGGCGCGTGCCGCCAAGCCCAAGGAGGAGGCGACCCGCATCGTCATCCGCCCGAAGGCGGTCGACGACGCCGGCTTCACCGTGGTCCAGGAGGAGGACGGCCTCTTCCGCGTGCGCGGCGAGAAGCCCGAGCGCTGGGTCCGCCAGACCGACTTCAACAACGACGAGGCCGTCGGCTATCTCGCCGACCGCCTCAACCGTCTCGGCGTCGAGGCGGAGCTGATGAAGGCGGGCGCCCGCTCGGGCGACGGCGTCGCCATCGGTCCCGAGGAGAACGCGGTCGTGTTCGACTGGGAGCCGACCGTCATGGCCGGTGCGGAGATGCTCGGCCGGCGTGGCGAGGACCACCGCCTGGAGGCTCCGCGTCCTGCCGCGCAGCGGCGCCGCGACAAGGAGGCCGAGCGGGACGAGGCGGAGAAGGAGTACAACGACTTCAAGCCGTTCTAGGCTGCGACGGCTCTGGGGCGGTGAGGGGTTTTCGCCCCCGCCGCCCCTACCCGTCCCATCCGTTCCTGGGGGCTGCGCCCCCAGACCCCCAAAAGATTGCGCAGTTCCCCGCGCCCCTAAAAAACGGTGGGGGCTGGCGTGGGATCGCGGGGCGCAGCCCCGCGCCTTAGGGGCGCGGGGCTGTGACATTTGCGGCTCCGCCGCGGGGCGCGACCAGCCCCCACCCACCCGCAGCCGACGAACCCACCCACGGGGTCTGGGGCGGAGCCCCAGGAACGGGATGGGACGGGTAGGGGCGGCGGGGGCGAAGAAAGTCGTGGCATGGGCAGGGCAACCAAGGGGCTGGGCCGGGAGTCGTAGTGGGCGCGGATGAGGATCTTCCTTTCCGCGTCCAACTGCCATCCAGACGCCCGGAGTCGACGTGTCCGAGTCCGCCCTGCCGAGAACGCGAAGAGTGGTCGTCGTCGCGATCGCCCTGCTCGCCGCCAGCACCACGGCCCTGCCGATCGCCCATGCGAGGCCCGTCGCGACGAGTGCGCGGCAGGACTTCAACGGGGACGGGTACGAGGACCTGGCCGTCGCCGCCCCGTACGCGACGGTCGCCGGCAAGGCGAAGGCCGGCTACGTGGCCGTGCTGTACGGGTCCGCGAGTGGGCTCGGTACCAGCGCCAAGAAGGTGTACACGCAAGCGTCCCCCGGCATCCCCGGCACGGCGGAGAAGGACGACCTCTTCGGCGACCGGCTCGCCACGGCCGACCTGGACGGCGACGGGTTCACCGACCTCATGGTCGAGTCCGGGGGCGAGCGCTGGCAGCAGGGCGGTATCGACCGGAAGGGCAGCAGGACCGTGCTGTGGGGCGGCCGGGACGGCTTCACCTCGGGGAAGGTACTGCCCGCCGAGGGCAACAGCCCGTACCAGAGCGGTCTGAACGTCACCGGCGACTTCAACGGCGACGGACACCAGGACCTGGCCGACGCCGGTCTCGTGCGGTTCGGGCCCTTCGGCCGCGACGGCGTCCCCGCCGCCACCCAGACCGTGGACATGGTCGACCCCGGCGACTTGCAGCTGAACGACCTGGCGGCCGGCGACACGGACGGCGACGGCATCACCGACCTCGTCCTGAACGCCGGCGCGTACGACCCGGACGACGAGGGCGACCGCGGCGAAACCCTGTACCAGATGCGCGGCAGCGGCGACGGACTGCGGCCGCCCGCCAAACTGACGGACGCGCAGGGGCAGCCGATCCGCGCGGGGTTGTCCCTGGCGCTCGGCGACGTCAACGGCGACCACCGTGCGGACATCGTCCGCGGCGGCGACGCGCTCGGCATCATCTACGGCACCGAGAACGGCCCGGCCACCGCCACTCCCCAGGTGATCTCCCAGGACACCCCCGGGGTGCCGGGCGCCGACGAGACGGGCGACGCCTTCGGCTCGTCGGTCTCGGTCGGGGACGTCAACGGCGACGGGTACGCGGACATCCTGGCGGGCGACCCGTACGAGACCTTCGGCGGGCTGACGTGGGCGGGCACCTTCGCCGTCGTACCCGGCGGACCGAACGGACCGACCGGCGCCGGCACCAAGGTGTTCAGCCAGAACAGCGCCGATGTGCCCGGCACCGCCGAGAAGGGTGACTGGTTCGGCGCGAACACCCACCTCGTCGACGGCAACGGCGACGGCAGGGCGGAGCCGGTCGTCGCGGCATCGGGGGAGGACGCCGGCGCCGGCGCCGTCTGGGTGTTCCGCTCCACCTCCGCCGGAGCCACGGCCAAGGGCTCCTTCGCCTTCGGCGCCCGCGTCCTCGGTACGGTCGCGAGCGGCGCCGACCTCGGTGACACGTTCCCGAACTGAGCGCCCGCTTCGGCCGGTCCGTCGGCGACTGATCTCGGCCGCCCCCACCCCGTGGTTGCTGCTGACGATCCGTCAATTCCGTCTCGATGCCGGAGAGTTCGGAGAAATGCCCCGGTGTCGCGGCGGGTCGTTCGCTGCTCGCGCAGTTGTCATGCCTACGATGCGTTCTGTTCAACAAGCGGGCTGCTGCGCCGTGTGAGCTTCCCGGTGTCCAAGGGGCCACCGACGCAAGGGAGTTCGCTGATGCCCGGAGCAGTCTCACGCGATCGACGCCACTTTCTCACCGCATCCGCCGCCGTGCTCGGCGCCGCCGCCTCAGCCCAGCTGTGGCTGCCCGGCGTCGCGCGCGCGGCCGAAACACCGCTGCCCGACGGGGTGTTCACGCTCGGTATCGCCTCCGGCGATCCGCTGCCCGACGCCGTCGTGCTGTGGACCAGACTCGCCCCCGATCCGCTGAACGGCGGCGGCATGCCCGACCGCGCCGTGTCGGTGGAGTGGGAGATCGCCGAGGACAGCCGCTTCAAGAAGCCGGCACGCCGCGGCACCGCCCAGGCACTGCCCGAGTACGGGCACAGCGTGCACGTGGATGTCCGCGGGCTGCGCCCCGACCGTGCCTACTGGTACCGCTTCCACGCCGAGGGACAGCTGTCGCCGACCGGCCGCACCCGTACCGCACCGCATCCGCACAGCTCGGGCGGCTCGCTGCGGGTCGCCCTCGCCTCCTGCCAGAACTGGCAGAACGGCTACTTCACGCCGTACGCCGACATGCTCGACCAGGATCCCGACGTCGTCCTCTTCGTCGGCGACTACATCTACGAGTCCAAGCCCTCGGCCACCGCCGTACGCCGTCACGAGGGCAGCGACGAGCCGTACACCCTCGTCCAGTACCGCAACCGCTACGCGCAGTACCGCACCGATCCGCACCTCGCCGCGATGCACGCGAACGCCCCCTGGGTGGTCACCTTCGACGACCACGAGGTCGACAACGACTTCGCCGGGGAGATCCCGCAGGACCCCGACAAGCAGTCGCACGACGCCTTCGTAGCCCGGCTGACCGCCGCCTACCAGGCGTACTACGAGCACATGCCGGTGCGGGCCACCGCGATCCCGGACGGGCCGCACATCCAGATGTACCGGCGGCTCGACTTCGGGCGCCTGGCCCGCCTCAACGTGCTGGACACCCGGCAGTTCCGCAGCAACCAGGCGACCAGCCAGGAAGGCGCCGAGGATCCCTCGCTCACGATGCTCGGCGCCGAGCAGAAGGAGTGGCTCCTTGACGGCCTGCACCACTCGCCGACGCGCTGGAACCTGATCGCCTCGCAGATCATGATGGCCGAGACCGACCTCCAGGTCGGCGAGGGCAAGCTCTGGTACTACGACGCCTGGGACGGCTACCAGGCCGAACGCAACGCCCTCATGGAGGAGTTCGCGAGCATCCGCAACCCGGTCGTCATGACCGGCGACCGGCACCTCACGATGATCAGCGACCTCAAGGAGGACTTCGCCGACCCGGACTCCGACGTCGTCGGCGCCGAGTTCGTCGGCACCTCCATCTCCAGCGGCGGCGACCAGGACCAGACGGCCTTCCACGCCGAGTGGGACCCGCGCATGGCGGACAACCCGCACTGGAAGTTCATCGACGCCCACCGCGGCTACCACCTCTTCGACATCGACCGCGGCGGCATCGACGCCCAGGTGCGTGTCCCGGAGACGGTGCTCCAGCCGGACGCCGCCTCCAGCACACTGGCCCGGCTGCGGGTCGAGGCGGGGGAGCCGGGCGTGAACCTGGCCTGAGCCCGACCCCGGCCTGAGTGCCTGACTGAGCACGTGCCCTGGGACTCACAGGAGTCCCAGGGCATTCTCAGCTTGCACTCAGGAATGGTCCTTAACGTCCTCTTACCATGGAGACCGACTGTTCGACACGACACGCGACAGCCGCTGAGACGGCTGCCCCCGCGCCGCTGCCCTCCGGTACCCGGCTGCTGCACATAGGCCCGCACAAGACCGGGACCACCTCGATCCAGGGCGCGCTGTTCGCCGCGAAAGAGGCGATGGCCGAGCACGGTGTCGCCTTCCCCGCGCACAGCAGGCATCCCATGGAGGCCGCCCTCGCGGTCTGCGCCCGGCCGGGCATGATGGGTGACACCCGGCCCACCGAGGGCCACTGGCAGCGCCTGCTGGACGCGGTGCACGCCGGCAAGAAGCAGACCTCGGTGATCAGCAGCGAATTCTTCGCGGACGCGCCCGACGACGAGACCATCGCCCGGGTCGTCGACGACCTGGGCCGGGACCGCGTGCACATCCTGGTCACGCTGCGCCCGCTGGCGAAGATCATGCCCTCGCAGTGGCAGCAGTACGTGCAGAACGGTCTGCGCATGGGGTACGAGGACTGGCTCGACCACATGCTGCGCAAGGCCCCGTACGAGAAGCCGAACCCGAGCTTCTGGCGCCGCCACCGGCACGACCGGCTCGTCGAGCGCTGGACGCGGGTCGTCGGCGCCGAGAACGTCACCGTCGTCGTGGTCGACGACCGGGACCGCGGCGGCCTGATGCGCACCTTCGAATCCCTCCTCGGACTGCCGGACGGTCTTCTCACCGAGGTGCCGGACACGGCGAACCGCTCCCTCACGCTCGCCGAGACCGAAATGCTCCGGAAACTCAACATGGAATTCCGCGGCAATGGACTGCCCGACGAGCTGTATTCCAAGCTGGTGCGCAATGGCGCGGTCATGCATATGAAGAACAGCTGCCGCCCCACGGCGGAGGACCCTCGGATCACCACCCCGACCTGGGCCCTGGAAGCGGCGGCCGGAATCGGCGGGGAGATGGCCGAGCGGATCGGCACCATGGGCGTACGGATCCTCGGTGACCCGGCGCTGCTGTCCGCCGTACCGTCGCCCGGGCAGGAAGATCCCGAGCCGGAGACCGCGCGGATCGACCCCGAGGTGGCCGCCCAGGCGCTGTACGGAGCGCTCGTCGTGGCGGCCGAGGCACCCCCGGCTCCCCCGGAGCGCCCTGCCGTGCGTACGGTTCACCAGACCTCGTCGAAGGAACTCGTCAGGGTTCTCGGTCACCGGGTGCTGAAGCGCCTCAAGGGGAGCTGAGGAGAACTGGGGAGAAACCGCACAAGAAACGTGTGCAGTTACTCACAGCAAACCCGGACAATCCGGTCCGGGTTCCCGGAAGTCGCCTGCATGCAAGGTGAATAACCGGTTGCGCGCACATATGCAGCAGTGGGCGCTCACCTTGCATGGCAGTAACCGTAAGTGGGACCATTCCCAGGTTCCCTGTCGCCCCAAGGTAGGTCACCTGTGTCTGAGCACTTTGCCAAGCCCCGTACCACCGCAGTGATCCTGGCCGGCGGCACCGGTCAGCGCGTGGGTCTGTCGATTCCGAAGCAGCTGCTGAAGATCGCCGGCAAGGCGGTCATCGAGCACACGCTGACCACCTTCGAGCAGGCCGACTCGATCGACGACATCATCGTGCTGATGGCCCCGGGCTATGTCCCGGACGTCGAGAAGATCGTCGCGAAGGCGGGCTTCACCAAGGTGACCCGGATCATCGAGGGCGGCTCGACGCGGAACGAGACCACCGAGCGCGCGATCTCCGCCCTCGGCGAGGGCCTGGCCGAGGGCGAGGACCGCAACGTCCTGTTCCACGACGCCGTGCGCCCGCTGCTGTCTGAGCGCGTCATAAACGACTGCGTGACCGCGCTGGAGCGCTTCCAGGCCGTCGACGTCGCCATCCCGTCCGCGGACACGATCATCGTGACCCGCACGCACGGCGACGACGGCGAGTTCATCACCGAGATCCCGGACCGCTCCCGGCTGCGCCGCGGCCAGACGCCCCAGGCGTTCAAGCTGTCCACGATCCGCCGCGCGTACGAGGTCGCCGCGAACGACCCGAACTTCCAGGCCACCGACGACTGCTCGGTCGTGCTCAAGTACCTGCCGGACGTGCCGATCCACGTCGTCGCGGGCGACGAGTACAACATGAAGGTCACGCAGCCCGTCGACGTCTTCATCGCCGACAAGCTCTTCCAGCTCGCCTCCACCGCCGCGCCCGAGCAGGCCGACGAAGAGGCCTACCGCCTGCTGCTCACCGGCAAGACCGTGGTGGTCTTCGGCGGTTCGTACGGCATCGGTAAGGACATAGCCGAGCTCGCCGAGGGCTACGGCGCGAAGACCTACGCGCTGGGCCGCTCGACCACCGGTACGCACGTCGAGAACCCGGAGGAGGTCGACGACGCGCTGTCCACGGCGTACGCCGAGACCGGGCGCATCGACTACGTCATCAACACCGCGGGCGTGCTGCGCATCGGCAAGCTCGCCGAGACGGACAACGCGACCATCGAGGAAGCGCTGAAGGTCAACTACCTGGCGCCGGTGCAGATCGCCCGCTCCTCGTACAAGTACCTGGCCGAGACCAAGGGCCAGCTGCTGCTCTACACCTCCAGCAGCTACACCCGCGGCCGCGCCGAGTACAGCCTCTACTCCTCGACCAAGGCCGCCATGGTGAACCTCACCCAGGCGCTGTCCGACGAGTGGGCCGGCGACGGCATCCGCGTCAACTGCATCAACCCCGAGCGCACCGCGACCCCGATGCGGACCAAGGCGTTCGGCCAGGAGCCCACGGGTTCGCTGCTGTCCTCCGAGGCCGTGGCGCGCACCTCGCTCGACGTTCTCGTCTCCGAGCTGACCGGTCACGTCATCGACGTCCGTCAGCAGGACCCGACGGCCGGCGCCGGTCAGGCTTCCGGTTTCGAGGCGGCCCTGGCCAGCGTTCTGGACCGCCAGGACGGCGTGGCATAATTAAAAACGAATAATCGTCTGGAATTCAGGCCTCTGTGCGTGCGCGTTTACCGCGCATTCGCAGAGGCCTGAATCCGTAAAGTGCACTTTTCGTAAAGTGTACTTTTAGTACCAAACCGGCACTCACCCCTCAAGAGCAGGTTTCTCCGTGATTTCCACCGCTATTCGCGTTGCCCGGGTGGGCAGCGCGGCCGAGCTGGCAGCGGCGGCCCTCATGATCCTGGGCTTCCCCTGCCTGATGCTGGCCGCGCTCCTGCCGAGCGTCGCTGCCTTCGCGGCCGCGGCCGCCGTGACGTACCTGGCGGACCACTATCTGCACCGGCGCGGCAGCTATCTGATCAATCGCCTCAGCAAGGTGCGGGCCGGTCTGTCCATCAGGTTCCTGATCCGGCAGCTGCTCCTTGTGCTGCTGCTGGCACGGCTGGACCTGTCCGACAGCATGGTCTTCTACGCGGCCATCGCGTGCTTCCTGGCCTTCTACGGCTTCCAGGCCCCGCACGGCGCGCTGATCACGCTGATACGGATGCGCCGCAAGATGCCCGTCGCCATGCGCAACGTGGACCTGGGCTCGCGCATCCGCATCCCGGACGCGCCGCCGCGCCGCCTGCTCGCCCGGTCCGCCGAGAAGATGCTCCACCTCGACCTGGTCGCGGTCCTGGGCGTCCTCGTCTCCGGGGCGACCGACAACGACCTCTACGGCTTCGTGGGCATCGGCATCACGATCGTGCTGGCCTTCGGCTACGTCGCCGCGCTGGTCCCCTTCGTGCGCGGCCGGAAGACCCCGCCGAACGCGGAGACGGTGCTGGCCGCGGTCGATGAGTGGCTGCAGGACTACCGCCCGGAGACGGTGCTCTACTTCTCCGGCTCCAAGGACTCCGCGTACCAGGTCAACATGTGGCTGGAGACGATGGAGCAGCTGGACACCAAGCCGCTGATCATCCTCCGCGAGCGGGCCATCCTGGAGCGCATGGCGCCCACCACTGTGCCGGTCATCTGCGTGCCCGGAGGGGTGCACCTGATGAACATGGACCTGTCCACGGTCCGGGTCGCGCTCTACGCGGCGAACGTCGGCAAGAACATCCACATGCTGCGCGTGCCGACCATCAAGCACGTCTTCATAGGCCACGGCGACAGCGACAAGCTCGCCAGCGTCAACCCGTTCAGCAAGGTGTACGACGAGGTGTGGACCGCGGGCCGCGCGGGCCGCGACCGCTACGCCATCGCCGACGTCGGTGTCCGCGACGACGACATCGTGGAGGTGGGCCGCCCGCAGCTGGCCCCGATCCAGCCGTGGCGCGGGGTGCCCGAGGGCCGTATCCCCACCGTTCTGTACGCCCCCACCTGGGAGGGCTGGGACGACAACCCCGGCAACACGTCGATCCTGCTCGCGGGCGAGAACATCGTGCAGCGGCTGCTCGCCGCCGATCAGCCGGTCCGCGTCCTCTACAAGCCGCACCCCTTCACGGGCACCCGCAGCGCCGAGGCCAAGGCCGCGCACCAGCGGATCACCGCCCTGGTCGAGAAGGCCGCCGCCGAGCGCGTCGCCGACCCGCGGTTCGCCGCCGACGCCGCGGCGCAGAGCACGGCCAAGGCCGAACTGGCCCGCATCGAGGCCCGTATCGCGGTGCTGTCCGGTTCCGCCGAGGCGGGCGACGAGGCCGAGGCCACCCGCGACGGCATGGTCGACACGGCCAAGCACGCCGAGGTCGCCCGGCTGCGCGGCGAGTGGAACGACGCGTACTGGCTCTCCTTCGGCGCCTGGGAGCACCGGGTCATCACGGGCGCCGAGCCGCGCCTGTACGACTGCTTCAACGTCTCCGACGCGATGGTCTCCGACATCTCCAGCGTGGTCTCCGACTTCATCGCGAGCGGTAAGCCGTACGCGGTCACGGACTCCGCCGAGCTGGGCGTCGAGGAGTTCAAGCGGCAGAACACCGCGGTGCGCGCCGCGGTCATCCTGTCCAACTCGGCCGCCGAACTGGGCGAGTTGCTCGCCTCGGTGGCCGACCCGGCCGGCGACGCGCAGGCCGCCGACCGTCAGGAGCTGAAGCGGTATCTGCTCGGCCCCGACGAGCCGGCGTCCATCGACCAGTTCAACTCCGCGGTGCGGGAGCTGGCGCAGAAGGCCGAGCGGCGCAACCTCGGCCAGGAAGCGGCCACTTCGGCCGCCGCCGGGGAACTGGCGGACGCGCTGCCCGGCCAGCGGGGGACCGGCGAGACGGACGGCGCGACGGTCACCGGCTGACCCGACTGATCCGGGCAAGGGGCCCGGCTCCGAGGAACGTTCCTCGGAGCCGGGCCCCTTTCTCGCGTGTCCTCTTACGCGTTCTCTTACGTTCTTCTGTGAGCCTTGGCTGTGAGGAGCCCCCCGAATTCCTGTGACCTGGCTCACGAAATGAGTGGCTCCGGGCAACCAGTCCGTACTTCCAACCGTCTACTAGGTAGTGATTGCGGTGATTAAGGGGAAATGTTCTGTTAACACTTCCCGCAACAAGGGGGAAACGTGACGCAGCCTGATGTGACCGTCGTCATCGGGGCGTACGAAGCGATGCCGTACCTGGTCAAGTGCCTTGAGTCGGTGGAGAGTCAGACGCTCGACCCCGCACGGATCGAAGTGATCGCCGTGGACGACGGGTCGACGGACGGCACGGGGGAGTACCTGGAGAAGTTCGCCGAGCGGGCGGCCATGTCGGTCACGGTGCTCAGCCAGCCCAACTCCGGTGGCCCCAGCGGCCCGCGCAACGTCGGCCTCGGCAAGGCGCGCGGACGCTACGTCTTCTTCCTCGACGCCGACGACTACTTCGGACCCGAGGCCCTGGAACGCATGGTCGCGATGGCCGACGAGCAGGGCACGGACGTGGTGCTCGGCAAGGTCGTCGGGGTCAACAGGAGCGCCCCGAAGTCGATGTGGGGCAAGAACCTGCCCCGTACCGACGTCTTCTCCTCGAACATCAAGTTCACGCTCAGCGCGCAGAAGCTCTTCCGCCGCGAGCTGCTCACCAGGCACGGCATGCACTTCGACGAGTCGCTGAAGACCGGCGAGGACGCCCTGTTCACGATGGAGGCCTACCTCCGCGCCAAGGGTGTCTCCGTGATCGCCGACTACGACTGCTACTTCCTGGTCGGGCGCGACGACGGCAAGCACGCGACCAAGAGCGGCAGTTACGCCCTGCGCTTCGACTCGGCCCGCGCCCTGATGGGCCTGATCGCCGAGCACGTGCCCGCGGGGCCGCGCCGCGACGCCCTGATGATCCGTCCCTTACTCATCACCCTGCTTCCGCAGTTCGGCCCCGGCTTCCTCAAGCAGAGCGAGAAGACCCGGCGCCACAAACTCGACCTGGCCAAGCCGCTGTTGGACGCCTACTGGCACGAGGGCGTCGCCGGGCGCCTCAAGGTCCACGAGCGCCTGCGCCTCCACCTCGTGGCCCAGGGCCGGGGCGATCTCCTCGTCGACGTACTGGAGTTCATCAAGGCGAAGAAGGACCCCGAGGTCCTCCTGGAGTCCCGCGGCCGCAAGGCCTACCTCGCCTACCCCCACTTCCGCGACCCGGCCGCGGGCGTCCCGGACAGCTGCTACGTCCCGACCGGCCGCGAAACGGCCACCATCGAAGGCTTCAGGCCCCGCACCACACTCATCCCGCGACTGCGGCGGGTGGCCCGGCGGGTGCTGAAGCCGCTGCGCGCGGCCTGACGCCCAAAGCCCCGACGTGCCCCGACGTCCGAAGCCCCGACGTCCGAAGTCCCGGCGTGTGCGGCCCGTGAGCGGGTGACTACGCGGCGGCGTCCGCCTGCTGGACCGACGGGCCATCACCCTTCCCCTTCGCGTAGATTGCCGGACGGGGCACCCGGACCTACGCGAGGGGACACACAGCAGGTGGCAGGGGCAAGGCAGACCGTGACGCACGCCCACAGGATTGCCGTGGCGCAGGCCCATCGGATCGTCGTCAAGGTGGGTTCCTCTTCGCTGACCACCGCTTCGGGCGGCCTCGACGCGGACCGGGTCGACGCCCTCGTCGACGTCCTCGCCAAGGCCCGCAGCGGCGGCGAGAGGGAGATCGTCCTCGTCTCGTCCGGCGCCATCGCCGCCGGCCTCGCACCGCTGGGGCTGCGCCGCCGCCCCAAGGACCTCGCCCGGCAGCAGGCCGCCGCCAGCGTCGGCCAGGGCCTCCTGGTCGCCCGCTACACCGCCTCCTGCGCCCGCTACGGCATCCGCGTCGGACAGGTGCTCCTCACCTCCGACGACACCAGCCGCCGCGCCCACCACCGCAACGCCTCCCGCACCCTCGACAAGCTCCTCGCGATGGGCGCCCTGCCCGTCGTCAACGAGAACGACACCGTCGCCACGGACGAGATCCGCTTCGGCGACAACGACCGCCTCGCCGCGCTCGTCGCCCATCTCGTACGGGCCGATCTGCTCGTCCTGCTCTCCGACGTGGACGGCGTGTACGACGGCGACCCCAGCAAGCCCGGTACGTCGCGGATAGCGGAAGTACGCGGCCCCGAGGACCTCGCGCACGTCGAGATCGGTAGCGCCGGCAAGGCGGGCGTCGGCACCGGCGGCATGGTGACCAAGGTCGAGGCGGCCCGGATCGCCGCGGCCGCGGGCATCCCGGTGGTGCTGACCAGCGCGATCCACGCCGCCGACGCCTTCGCGGGCGGGGACACCGGCACGTACTTCCACCCCACGGGCAAGCGGTCCGCCGACCGGCTGCTGTGGCTTCAGCACGCCTCCACCCCGCAGGGCGCGCTC containing:
- the obgE gene encoding GTPase ObgE — its product is MTTFVDRVELHVAAGSGGHGCASVHREKFKPLGGPDGGNGGRGGDVLLVVDQSITTLLDYHHKPHRSATNGKPGEGGNRSGKDGQDLILPVPDGTVVLDKAGNVLADLVGHGTSYVAADGGRGGLGNAALASARRKAPGFALLGVPGGLQDIVLELKTVADVALVGYPSAGKSSLISVLSAAKPKIADYPFTTLVPNLGVVTAGETVYTIADVPGLIPGASQGKGLGLEFLRHVERCSVLVHVLDTATLESERDPVTDLDIIEEELKQYGGLGNRPRIVVLNKIDVPDGKDLAEMVRPDLEARGYRVFEVSAVAHMGLKELSFALAEMVGQARAAKPKEEATRIVIRPKAVDDAGFTVVQEEDGLFRVRGEKPERWVRQTDFNNDEAVGYLADRLNRLGVEAELMKAGARSGDGVAIGPEENAVVFDWEPTVMAGAEMLGRRGEDHRLEAPRPAAQRRRDKEAERDEAEKEYNDFKPF
- a CDS encoding glycosyltransferase family 2 protein yields the protein MPYLVKCLESVESQTLDPARIEVIAVDDGSTDGTGEYLEKFAERAAMSVTVLSQPNSGGPSGPRNVGLGKARGRYVFFLDADDYFGPEALERMVAMADEQGTDVVLGKVVGVNRSAPKSMWGKNLPRTDVFSSNIKFTLSAQKLFRRELLTRHGMHFDESLKTGEDALFTMEAYLRAKGVSVIADYDCYFLVGRDDGKHATKSGSYALRFDSARALMGLIAEHVPAGPRRDALMIRPLLITLLPQFGPGFLKQSEKTRRHKLDLAKPLLDAYWHEGVAGRLKVHERLRLHLVAQGRGDLLVDVLEFIKAKKDPEVLLESRGRKAYLAYPHFRDPAAGVPDSCYVPTGRETATIEGFRPRTTLIPRLRRVARRVLKPLRAA
- a CDS encoding bifunctional cytidylyltransferase/SDR family oxidoreductase; the encoded protein is MSEHFAKPRTTAVILAGGTGQRVGLSIPKQLLKIAGKAVIEHTLTTFEQADSIDDIIVLMAPGYVPDVEKIVAKAGFTKVTRIIEGGSTRNETTERAISALGEGLAEGEDRNVLFHDAVRPLLSERVINDCVTALERFQAVDVAIPSADTIIVTRTHGDDGEFITEIPDRSRLRRGQTPQAFKLSTIRRAYEVAANDPNFQATDDCSVVLKYLPDVPIHVVAGDEYNMKVTQPVDVFIADKLFQLASTAAPEQADEEAYRLLLTGKTVVVFGGSYGIGKDIAELAEGYGAKTYALGRSTTGTHVENPEEVDDALSTAYAETGRIDYVINTAGVLRIGKLAETDNATIEEALKVNYLAPVQIARSSYKYLAETKGQLLLYTSSSYTRGRAEYSLYSSTKAAMVNLTQALSDEWAGDGIRVNCINPERTATPMRTKAFGQEPTGSLLSSEAVARTSLDVLVSELTGHVIDVRQQDPTAGAGQASGFEAALASVLDRQDGVA
- a CDS encoding alkaline phosphatase D family protein, whose protein sequence is MPGAVSRDRRHFLTASAAVLGAAASAQLWLPGVARAAETPLPDGVFTLGIASGDPLPDAVVLWTRLAPDPLNGGGMPDRAVSVEWEIAEDSRFKKPARRGTAQALPEYGHSVHVDVRGLRPDRAYWYRFHAEGQLSPTGRTRTAPHPHSSGGSLRVALASCQNWQNGYFTPYADMLDQDPDVVLFVGDYIYESKPSATAVRRHEGSDEPYTLVQYRNRYAQYRTDPHLAAMHANAPWVVTFDDHEVDNDFAGEIPQDPDKQSHDAFVARLTAAYQAYYEHMPVRATAIPDGPHIQMYRRLDFGRLARLNVLDTRQFRSNQATSQEGAEDPSLTMLGAEQKEWLLDGLHHSPTRWNLIASQIMMAETDLQVGEGKLWYYDAWDGYQAERNALMEEFASIRNPVVMTGDRHLTMISDLKEDFADPDSDVVGAEFVGTSISSGGDQDQTAFHAEWDPRMADNPHWKFIDAHRGYHLFDIDRGGIDAQVRVPETVLQPDAASSTLARLRVEAGEPGVNLA
- the proB gene encoding glutamate 5-kinase, with the translated sequence MAQAHRIVVKVGSSSLTTASGGLDADRVDALVDVLAKARSGGEREIVLVSSGAIAAGLAPLGLRRRPKDLARQQAAASVGQGLLVARYTASCARYGIRVGQVLLTSDDTSRRAHHRNASRTLDKLLAMGALPVVNENDTVATDEIRFGDNDRLAALVAHLVRADLLVLLSDVDGVYDGDPSKPGTSRIAEVRGPEDLAHVEIGSAGKAGVGTGGMVTKVEAARIAAAAGIPVVLTSAIHAADAFAGGDTGTYFHPTGKRSADRLLWLQHASTPQGALTLDDGAVRAVVERRTSLLPAGIAAVEGDFTAGDPVELRDSTGRAVARGLVNFDAKEIPQLIGRSTRELARELGPAYEREVVHRDDLVLLEP
- a CDS encoding FG-GAP-like repeat-containing protein, translating into MSESALPRTRRVVVVAIALLAASTTALPIAHARPVATSARQDFNGDGYEDLAVAAPYATVAGKAKAGYVAVLYGSASGLGTSAKKVYTQASPGIPGTAEKDDLFGDRLATADLDGDGFTDLMVESGGERWQQGGIDRKGSRTVLWGGRDGFTSGKVLPAEGNSPYQSGLNVTGDFNGDGHQDLADAGLVRFGPFGRDGVPAATQTVDMVDPGDLQLNDLAAGDTDGDGITDLVLNAGAYDPDDEGDRGETLYQMRGSGDGLRPPAKLTDAQGQPIRAGLSLALGDVNGDHRADIVRGGDALGIIYGTENGPATATPQVISQDTPGVPGADETGDAFGSSVSVGDVNGDGYADILAGDPYETFGGLTWAGTFAVVPGGPNGPTGAGTKVFSQNSADVPGTAEKGDWFGANTHLVDGNGDGRAEPVVAASGEDAGAGAVWVFRSTSAGATAKGSFAFGARVLGTVASGADLGDTFPN